In a single window of the Bacteroides acidifaciens genome:
- the fmt gene encoding methionyl-tRNA formyltransferase, with protein MKKEDLRIVYMGTPDFAVEALRQLVEGGYNVVGVITMPDKPAGRGHKIQYSPVKQYALEQNLPLLQPEKLKDEAFVEALREWKADLQIVVAFRMLPEVVWNMPRLGTFNLHASLLPQYRGAAPINWAVINGDTETGITTFFLKHEIDTGEVIQQVRVPIADTDNVEVVHDKLMLLGGKLVVETVDAILNDTVKPIPQEEMTVVGELRPAPKIFKDTCRIDWNQPVKKVYDFIRGLSPYPAAWSELTTPEGETVVVKVFETEKIIEFHQLPVGTIVSDGKKYIKVAASDGFVSILSLQFPGKKRLKTDELLRGYRLADGCKMK; from the coding sequence ATGAAAAAAGAAGACTTAAGAATAGTATATATGGGTACTCCCGATTTTGCGGTGGAGGCCCTGCGACAGTTAGTAGAAGGTGGTTACAACGTTGTGGGTGTGATAACGATGCCCGATAAACCTGCCGGACGTGGACATAAAATACAGTATTCTCCTGTCAAGCAATACGCGCTCGAACAGAATTTGCCATTGCTTCAACCGGAAAAGTTGAAGGATGAGGCTTTTGTGGAAGCATTGCGCGAATGGAAAGCGGATTTGCAGATTGTAGTAGCCTTCCGTATGTTGCCGGAAGTGGTATGGAATATGCCGCGACTGGGCACTTTTAATCTTCATGCGTCTCTGCTTCCCCAATATCGCGGGGCTGCTCCCATCAACTGGGCAGTAATTAACGGTGATACGGAAACGGGTATTACTACTTTCTTCCTGAAACATGAGATAGATACCGGAGAAGTAATCCAGCAAGTCCGTGTGCCTATCGCGGATACGGATAATGTGGAAGTGGTGCATGATAAACTGATGCTGTTAGGCGGTAAATTGGTGGTTGAAACGGTAGATGCCATCTTGAACGATACGGTGAAACCGATACCCCAAGAAGAAATGACTGTTGTCGGTGAGCTTCGTCCCGCTCCGAAAATATTCAAGGATACCTGCCGGATTGACTGGAACCAACCGGTGAAGAAAGTCTATGATTTTATCCGCGGACTATCCCCTTATCCTGCTGCCTGGAGCGAACTCACTACTCCTGAAGGCGAAACTGTAGTCGTGAAAGTCTTTGAAACCGAGAAGATTATCGAATTTCACCAACTGCCCGTCGGAACGATTGTATCGGATGGAAAGAAATACATTAAGGTGGCTGCATCGGATGGATTTGTATCTATCCTTTCATTACAGTTCCCCGGCAAAAAACGTCTGAAAACGGATGAATTGCTTCGCGGATACCGTCTGGCAGATGGGTGTAAGATGAAGTGA
- the rpe gene encoding ribulose-phosphate 3-epimerase: MKPIIAPSILSADFGYLAKDIEMVNRSEAEWVHIDIMDGVFVPNISFGFPVLKYVAKLSKKPLDVHLMIVNPEKFIPEVKALGAHTMNVHYEACPHLHRVIQQIKEAGMQPAVTINPATPVALLQDIIQDVYMVLVMSVNPGFGGQKFIEHSVEKVRELRALIERTGSKALIEVDGGVNLETGARLVEAGADVLVAGNAVFAAPDPEGMVRQLHNL; encoded by the coding sequence ATGAAACCAATTATCGCTCCTTCCATTCTTTCCGCTGACTTCGGATATTTGGCGAAAGATATTGAAATGGTAAACCGCAGTGAAGCGGAATGGGTGCATATTGATATTATGGACGGAGTATTTGTCCCTAATATATCATTCGGCTTTCCGGTACTGAAATATGTTGCAAAGTTGAGCAAGAAACCGCTGGATGTGCATCTGATGATTGTAAACCCGGAGAAGTTTATTCCGGAAGTGAAAGCACTGGGCGCTCATACGATGAACGTGCATTATGAAGCTTGTCCGCACTTGCACCGCGTGATTCAGCAAATCAAGGAAGCCGGAATGCAACCTGCCGTGACAATCAATCCGGCAACTCCGGTAGCTTTGCTCCAGGATATTATCCAAGATGTATATATGGTGCTTGTCATGAGTGTTAATCCGGGATTCGGCGGACAGAAGTTCATAGAACATTCAGTAGAGAAAGTACGCGAATTGCGTGCCTTGATTGAACGGACAGGTTCGAAAGCCTTGATTGAAGTGGATGGGGGCGTAAATTTGGAAACAGGTGCCCGTCTCGTAGAGGCAGGAGCCGATGTCTTGGTGGCGGGCAATGCAGTCTTTGCAGCCCCGGATCCTGAAGGGATGGTTCGCCAACTGCATAACTTGTAG
- a CDS encoding ComEC/Rec2 family competence protein, protein MNTFYLHKYPSIRLIIPWIAGVFCGDRFFGCSPQLFWGILVFCFFFGLSIAFYFLERYALRWCFGIIAFALCFTGGWMGMTWQLQQTTDYTFPKEETVYRVLITDVPQAKEHTYLCQVLLKEHCDSIDSYPIERKSILYLQRDSASSRLKSGDELLVYTRISPPVNNKNFDEFDYARYLTRKGISGTGYVPSGKWILLSSNSSLNLRNIANSCRGKVISLYRELGFDGDELAVLSALTIGDKTDLSESVRESYSIAGASHILALSGLHIGLLCALLLFILKPLAKRGKTGRCVRAVLLFLLLWAFAFLTGLSPSVVRSVTMFSLLAVADIFGRQPFSLNTLAATAWIMLLCNPVWLFDVGFQLSFVAVISILLLQPSVYRLFTMKNKIGKYVWGILSVSIAAQVGTAPLIMFYFSRFSTHFLLTNLVVIPLVTIILYVAILMLFLTPISWLQVWVAEGLRRLLEVLNLFVRWVEQLPYSSIDGIWLYQLEVFGIYVFLSLLFYYFKVRRCRNLIICLCSILLLSVCHVMMYWIDRPQSSLVFYNVRGCPAVHCIESDGHSWINYADTLPDKKLLKRVATNYWNHHHLLLPEEITADCQTGAFSRRQQIISYYGCRVCMVTDNRWRNKSAVSALYTIDYLYLCKGYDGHLEELTKLFAPGCILLDASLSEHRRNRLEEECRQSGLRFISLSEEGSVCFLL, encoded by the coding sequence TTGAATACGTTTTATCTTCATAAATATCCATCTATACGCCTGATTATCCCTTGGATAGCAGGCGTTTTTTGTGGTGACCGCTTTTTCGGTTGTTCACCGCAACTCTTCTGGGGAATTCTTGTATTCTGCTTTTTCTTTGGATTGTCCATAGCCTTTTATTTCCTTGAACGTTACGCATTGCGCTGGTGTTTCGGGATTATTGCCTTTGCTCTTTGTTTTACAGGCGGATGGATGGGGATGACTTGGCAACTGCAACAAACAACGGATTATACTTTTCCGAAAGAGGAGACTGTTTATCGGGTTTTGATAACGGACGTGCCTCAAGCTAAAGAACATACTTATCTCTGCCAAGTATTATTAAAGGAACATTGTGACTCTATCGACAGCTACCCGATAGAACGAAAATCCATCCTTTATTTGCAACGGGATTCGGCAAGTTCCCGATTAAAGAGCGGAGATGAACTGTTAGTATACACCCGCATATCTCCACCTGTCAACAATAAGAACTTCGATGAATTTGATTATGCCCGCTATCTGACGAGGAAGGGGATTAGTGGAACAGGCTACGTCCCATCCGGAAAGTGGATTCTGTTATCTTCAAACTCATCCCTTAATCTTAGGAATATAGCCAACTCTTGTCGGGGGAAAGTAATCTCTCTTTATCGTGAGTTAGGATTTGATGGTGATGAGCTGGCTGTGCTTTCTGCATTGACCATAGGAGATAAGACAGACCTGAGTGAATCAGTTCGTGAGAGCTATTCTATAGCCGGCGCAAGTCATATTCTTGCTCTATCCGGTCTGCATATCGGGCTTTTATGTGCCTTGCTTCTCTTTATCTTGAAACCACTAGCCAAAAGAGGGAAAACAGGCCGATGTGTACGTGCTGTTTTGCTCTTTCTTTTATTATGGGCTTTTGCCTTTCTTACAGGACTTTCGCCATCGGTAGTCCGTTCGGTCACTATGTTTTCTCTTTTGGCTGTTGCGGATATATTCGGCCGCCAACCTTTTTCTTTGAATACATTGGCAGCTACTGCCTGGATAATGTTGCTTTGTAATCCGGTATGGCTGTTTGATGTGGGCTTTCAACTTTCTTTTGTTGCAGTAATTTCGATTTTACTTCTTCAGCCATCTGTCTACCGTCTGTTTACAATGAAGAATAAAATAGGTAAATATGTTTGGGGAATACTGAGTGTATCCATTGCTGCACAAGTGGGGACGGCTCCACTGATAATGTTTTACTTTTCCCGCTTCTCCACACACTTTCTGCTGACTAATTTAGTTGTTATTCCTTTGGTAACCATTATCTTGTATGTTGCTATTCTTATGTTGTTCCTCACTCCGATTTCGTGGCTTCAGGTATGGGTAGCAGAAGGACTAAGAAGACTATTGGAAGTTCTGAATCTATTTGTAAGGTGGGTAGAACAACTACCTTATTCATCTATTGATGGAATATGGCTTTATCAATTGGAAGTATTCGGTATTTATGTCTTTCTGTCTCTGTTGTTCTATTATTTCAAGGTTCGACGATGCAGGAATCTGATAATCTGTCTTTGTTCCATCCTGTTATTAAGTGTTTGCCATGTTATGATGTATTGGATTGACCGTCCGCAGTCCAGCCTGGTCTTTTATAATGTGCGCGGTTGTCCGGCCGTCCATTGCATTGAGAGTGACGGGCATTCCTGGATAAATTATGCCGATACACTCCCGGACAAGAAACTTCTGAAACGGGTGGCAACTAACTATTGGAATCACCATCACCTTCTATTGCCGGAAGAAATAACTGCCGATTGTCAGACCGGCGCATTTTCCCGCCGGCAACAAATAATATCCTATTACGGATGCCGTGTCTGTATGGTGACCGACAACCGTTGGCGGAACAAATCGGCTGTTTCTGCGTTATATACTATTGATTATCTTTACTTATGCAAAGGCTATGACGGTCATCTGGAAGAACTAACCAAACTCTTTGCTCCCGGCTGTATCCTGTTGGATGCCTCTCTTTCAGAACATCGCAGAAACCGTCTTGAAGAGGAGTGCAGGCAATCCGGTTTGCGTTTTATCTCTTTATCCGAAGAAGGTTCTGTTTGCTTTTTGCTCTAA
- a CDS encoding DHH family phosphoesterase, whose amino-acid sequence MLTKVIEQAKIDHFTKWFERADKIVIVSHVSPDGDAIGSSLGLYHFLDSQEKTVNVIVPNAFPDFLRWMPGSKDILLYDRYKDFADKLIAEADVICCLDFNALKRIDDMADAVAASPARKIMIDHHLYPEEFCKITMSYPKISSTSELIFRLICRMGYFSDISKEGAECIYTGMMTDTGGFTYNSNNREIYFIISELLSKGIDKDDIYRKVYNTYSESRLRLMGYVLSNMTVYSDYNAALITLTKAEQSKFNYIKGDSEGFVNIPLTIKNVCFSCFLREDTEKPMIKISLRSVGTFPCNQLAAEFFHGGGHLNASGGEFFGTMEEAKAVFEKALEKYKPLLTAKS is encoded by the coding sequence ATGTTAACAAAAGTAATAGAACAAGCCAAAATAGACCATTTCACAAAATGGTTCGAACGAGCTGACAAAATAGTAATTGTATCTCATGTATCTCCTGATGGCGATGCCATTGGTTCCTCACTGGGATTATATCATTTTCTGGACTCACAGGAAAAGACAGTAAACGTAATCGTACCTAACGCCTTTCCCGACTTCCTGCGATGGATGCCGGGGAGCAAGGATATTCTTCTGTACGACCGTTACAAGGATTTTGCGGACAAACTGATAGCTGAAGCAGATGTAATCTGTTGCCTGGATTTCAATGCATTGAAGCGTATTGACGATATGGCGGATGCCGTAGCGGCTTCTCCTGCCCGTAAGATAATGATAGACCATCATTTGTATCCCGAAGAATTCTGTAAGATAACCATGTCTTATCCCAAGATTTCTTCTACTTCCGAACTGATATTCCGCCTGATTTGCCGGATGGGTTATTTCAGCGATATATCCAAGGAAGGTGCCGAATGCATCTACACAGGTATGATGACAGATACCGGTGGCTTTACCTACAACTCGAACAACCGGGAGATTTACTTCATCATCAGCGAACTCCTTTCCAAAGGAATTGACAAGGATGATATCTACCGTAAAGTGTACAATACCTACTCTGAGAGCCGTTTGCGCCTGATGGGATACGTATTGTCGAACATGACTGTTTACTCGGATTATAACGCTGCCTTGATAACGCTGACAAAAGCCGAGCAAAGTAAGTTTAATTATATAAAAGGCGATAGTGAAGGCTTTGTCAATATCCCTCTTACCATCAAGAATGTTTGTTTCTCTTGTTTCCTGCGGGAAGATACCGAGAAGCCGATGATTAAGATTTCCCTTCGTTCGGTAGGGACTTTCCCATGCAATCAGCTAGCTGCCGAATTCTTTCACGGCGGCGGGCATCTGAACGCGTCCGGCGGTGAATTTTTCGGAACGATGGAAGAAGCAAAAGCGGTTTTCGAGAAAGCATTGGAGAAGTATAAACCATTACTAACAGCCAAAAGCTAA
- a CDS encoding DUF4827 domain-containing protein: protein MKKLVFLFLSLLTAGSLFQACDDSKTYAEMLEDEKNAVERFIKDSAIHVISVDEFERNDTVTKAKANGDAYDEFVFFSSEGVYMQIIDRGCGDYDPNKDEENKGYTDEEKEKDKFVDGNIICTRYAETNVDTRELAAFNIPLEEYMDAGQLYAYPAVFRYVKAETYSAGTFIEMDYVWGQYYASTAVPQGWLLALPYLRDNAHVRLIVPSKMGHQSAQQYVTPYFYDITEFRKRRS, encoded by the coding sequence ATGAAGAAACTTGTATTTTTATTTCTCTCCTTGTTAACCGCCGGAAGTCTGTTCCAGGCATGCGACGATTCAAAGACCTATGCAGAAATGCTGGAAGATGAGAAAAATGCTGTAGAGAGGTTTATCAAAGATAGTGCGATTCATGTGATTTCTGTAGATGAATTCGAGCGGAATGATACCGTGACGAAAGCGAAAGCGAATGGAGATGCTTATGATGAATTCGTCTTCTTTTCCAGTGAGGGGGTATATATGCAGATTATAGACCGTGGTTGTGGTGATTATGATCCGAATAAAGATGAAGAAAATAAAGGGTATACAGATGAGGAAAAGGAAAAAGACAAGTTTGTAGACGGCAACATCATCTGCACCCGTTATGCGGAAACAAACGTTGATACCCGTGAACTCGCAGCCTTCAATATTCCTTTGGAAGAATACATGGATGCCGGACAATTATATGCTTATCCTGCCGTATTCCGTTATGTGAAAGCAGAAACTTACTCAGCCGGTACATTCATAGAGATGGACTATGTATGGGGACAATATTATGCAAGTACTGCCGTGCCTCAAGGATGGCTTTTAGCATTGCCTTATCTGCGTGACAATGCTCACGTACGTCTTATCGTTCCTTCAAAAATGGGACACCAGTCAGCGCAACAATACGTGACTCCTTACTTCTATGATATCACGGAATTCCGTAAAAGACGAAGCTAA
- the glmM gene encoding phosphoglucosamine mutase, which translates to MTLIKSISGIRGTIGGGAGEGLNPLDIVKFTSAYATLIRKTCKVQSNKIVVGRDARISGEMVKNVVVGTLMGMGWDVVDIDLASTPTTELAVTMEGACGGIILTASHNPKQWNALKLLNEHGEFLNAAEGNEVLRIAEAEEFDYADVDHLGSYRKDLTYNQKHIDSVLALDLVDVEAIKKADFRVAIDCVNSVGGIILPELLERLGVKHVEKLYCEPTGNFQHNPEPLEKNLGDIMNLMKGGKADVAFVVDPDVDRLAMICENGVMYGEEYTLVTVADYVLKHTPGNTVSNLSSTRALRDVTRKYGMEYNASAVGEVNVVTKMKATNAVIGGEGNGGVIYPASHYGRDALVGIALFLSHLAHEGKKVSELRATYPPYFIAKNRVDLTPEIDVDAILAKVKEIYKDEEINDIDGVKIDFADKWVHLRKSNTEPIIRIYSEASTMEAAEEIGQKIMNVINELAKK; encoded by the coding sequence ATGACTCTAATCAAATCTATCTCTGGCATCCGCGGAACAATCGGCGGAGGCGCGGGTGAAGGACTGAATCCGCTTGACATTGTTAAATTCACCTCAGCTTATGCTACTTTGATTCGCAAAACTTGCAAAGTACAGAGCAACAAAATTGTAGTGGGACGTGATGCCCGCATCTCAGGTGAAATGGTAAAAAACGTAGTAGTCGGCACCTTGATGGGAATGGGCTGGGATGTTGTAGACATCGACCTGGCTTCTACTCCGACCACAGAACTGGCTGTAACAATGGAAGGTGCTTGTGGCGGTATTATCCTGACAGCTTCTCATAACCCGAAACAGTGGAATGCACTGAAATTGCTGAATGAACATGGCGAATTCCTCAATGCAGCCGAAGGTAACGAAGTACTTCGTATCGCCGAAGCTGAAGAATTCGACTATGCAGATGTAGACCACCTGGGTTCTTATCGCAAAGACCTTACCTACAATCAAAAACATATCGACAGCGTATTGGCTCTTGACCTGGTAGATGTTGAAGCTATCAAAAAAGCTGATTTCCGTGTAGCTATCGACTGTGTAAACTCTGTAGGTGGTATCATTCTTCCCGAACTCTTGGAACGCCTGGGTGTGAAACACGTAGAAAAACTCTACTGCGAACCTACCGGAAACTTCCAACACAATCCGGAACCGCTTGAAAAGAATCTCGGTGACATCATGAACTTGATGAAAGGTGGAAAAGCAGATGTAGCATTTGTTGTAGACCCCGACGTTGACCGCCTGGCAATGATTTGCGAAAACGGTGTAATGTACGGTGAGGAATATACACTGGTTACTGTTGCCGACTATGTACTGAAGCATACTCCGGGCAACACGGTATCAAACCTGAGTTCTACCCGTGCCCTGCGTGATGTAACCCGCAAATATGGTATGGAATACAATGCTTCTGCCGTAGGCGAAGTGAACGTAGTAACGAAGATGAAAGCAACCAATGCCGTTATCGGTGGTGAAGGAAACGGTGGAGTAATCTATCCCGCCAGTCACTACGGTCGTGACGCATTGGTAGGTATCGCTTTGTTCCTCAGCCATCTTGCTCACGAAGGAAAGAAAGTCAGCGAACTCCGCGCTACTTATCCGCCTTACTTCATCGCCAAGAACCGTGTAGACTTGACTCCGGAAATTGACGTAGACGCTATTCTTGCTAAGGTAAAGGAAATCTATAAAGACGAAGAAATCAATGACATCGACGGTGTGAAGATTGACTTTGCAGACAAATGGGTGCACTTGCGCAAGAGTAATACGGAACCCATTATCCGTATATATAGCGAAGCATCTACAATGGAAGCTGCCGAAGAAATCGGTCAGAAGATTATGAATGTGATTAATGAACTGGCGAAGAAATAA
- a CDS encoding LytR/AlgR family response regulator transcription factor — MKTVIIEDEKAAVRNLSSLLNEVKPDAEIAAVLDSIGSTIEWFGSHPMPDLVFMDIHLADGSAFEIFNHVSITCPIIFTTAYDEYALRAFKVNSIDYLLKPIGKEDIERALTKLGNLQHTDTPDSQPRHNPHQEEELLQLFHSLKKQENYKTHFLIPMKGDKLLPVSVDMIQLFYIKDCQVKAVLTNGTEYNFAQTLDELADCLNPHLFFRANRQYLVSREAIKDIDLWFNSRLSINVRYPGIKEKILVSKARVAEFKEWFSKKQ; from the coding sequence ATGAAGACTGTCATTATAGAAGATGAAAAGGCAGCGGTACGCAACCTTTCCTCACTGCTCAACGAAGTAAAGCCGGACGCGGAAATTGCCGCCGTACTGGACAGTATCGGTTCCACTATCGAATGGTTCGGCTCTCATCCGATGCCGGACTTGGTATTCATGGACATTCATCTGGCGGACGGCTCGGCTTTTGAGATATTCAATCATGTCAGTATCACTTGCCCGATTATCTTCACCACCGCCTATGACGAGTATGCTCTGCGGGCTTTCAAAGTGAACAGCATCGACTATTTACTGAAACCTATCGGCAAGGAGGACATCGAACGTGCCCTCACCAAACTTGGAAACTTACAACATACCGACACCCCCGACTCTCAACCGCGCCACAACCCACACCAGGAAGAAGAGCTGTTACAACTTTTCCATTCGCTCAAAAAGCAGGAGAACTATAAGACGCACTTTCTTATCCCAATGAAAGGAGACAAGCTCTTGCCTGTCTCCGTAGATATGATACAATTATTTTATATAAAAGATTGCCAAGTTAAAGCAGTATTAACCAACGGCACAGAATACAACTTCGCCCAAACACTGGACGAACTCGCCGACTGTCTCAATCCCCACCTTTTCTTCCGTGCCAACCGCCAATATCTGGTTTCACGGGAAGCTATCAAAGACATTGATTTATGGTTCAACAGCCGGTTATCCATCAATGTGCGATATCCCGGAATCAAGGAAAAGATTCTGGTCAGCAAGGCACGGGTGGCGGAGTTCAAAGAGTGGTTCTCTAAGAAACAATAA